The nucleotide sequence GGCAGGAAGTTCACGACCAGATTCTTCAACATCCTGCTTTAGGTCTTGATGTTGGTGCTTACGTTGCTGTTCATTCTGAAAATGTTGGAAAGATTTATAAAGATGTTAAAGTTGTTGATAATTATGAAAATCTGTTAAACATAGTTGAAATGACTCACGCAGCGGAAATAATTATTGCACTTGAAAAAGAAAATCACGATCTGCTGGTTGAAATCATATCAAGAGTTGAGAACAGAGAAATTGGATTAAAGATTGTACCTGATCTTTATGAAATATTGAGCGGTCAGGCTAGAACATCGCAGCTTTATGGAATTCCTTTGATCGACATCATGCCCGAGCTGATGCCTGAATGGGAGAAAAAATTAAAGAGAATTTCTGATGTTATTATTTCATTGCTGGTTCTTTTAATAACATTACCTCTAAATTTTCTTGTTGCTGTGGCGATAAAATTGGACAGCAGAGGTCGCGTACTTTTTAAACAAGATAGAATTGGAATGAATGGTAAGGAATTTAAAATTTATAAATTCCGTTCGATGCACAAGGACGCTGAAAAAAATACCGGACCGGTTTGGTCAAGCAAGGATGATCCTCGTGTAACACGAATTGGAAAAATTATCAGGAAACTCAGGATTGATGAAATACCACAATTCTTCAACGTCTTAAAAGGTGAAATGAGCCTGGTTGGTCCCAGACCCGAAAGACCTTACTTCGTTGAAATGCTTGCCGAACAATTGCCGTATTACAAACGTAGATTAAAAGTAAGACCAGGAATAACGGGCTGGGCACAGGTAAAACATAAATACGATGAAAGTATTGAAGATGTAAAAGTTAAATTGCGTTACGATCTTTTTTATATTGAAAATATGTCAATAAGAATGGATCTTAAGATCCTTGCCAGAACAGTTCTGGTGGTAATATTCGGTAAAGGACATTACAGTTGAGGGTTTTATTTAAGAAATTTGTCCGCTGCAGTAAGGTTTGTGTCAGTTAATTATTAAATTCAGGTATGAAAACATTAATTATCATCCCAACATATAACGAGCTGGAAAATTTACCCAGATTGTTGCCTGTTGTTCTTTCAAAGGATAGCACGATTAATATCCTCATTGTTGATGATAATTCACCCGATGGTACAGCTTCGTTCGTTGAAGGTGAAATGAAGAAAGATAATCGTATTCATATTATTAAACGACCATCAAAGCAAGGACTTGGGACAGCATATATTGCCGGATTTAAATTTGCACTTCAAAATCAATTCGATCTCATTTTCGAAATGGATGCTGATTTCTCACATGATCCGAATGAAATACCAAAATTTCTGGAAGAGATAAAAAAATCAGACGTTGTTCTTGGCAGCCGCTACATAACCGGCGTGAATGTAATCAACTGGCCAATGAGAAGATTATTACTTAGTTGGTTTGCGAATTTTTATACAAGAGTAATTACCGGAATGTCAGTTCACGATGCAACAGGCGGATTCAAATGTTTCAGGAAGGAAGTACTTCAAGCAATTGATCTCGATAAAGTAACATCTAACGGTTATGCATTTCAGATTGAAATGACTTTCAAAGCATGGAAAAAAGGTTTCCGGATAAAAGAAATACCAATCATTTTTATGGATCGTGTAAAAGGAAAATCAAAAATGTCAAAGAAAATTGTTCGTGAAGCTGTTACAATGGTATGGAAATTAAGATTAAAAAGTATTTTTGGAATGCTTAAATAGGGTTTCAATTGGACCTTTCCGTTATCATAGTTAATTACAATGTAAAAGAATTCCTGCAGAATCTCCTTCATTCAATTGAAAAAGCATCTGCAAATCTTTCCAAAGAAATTATTGTTGTTGATAATGCATCCGATGATGGGAGTGTTGAAGTCATCAGGGAAAAATTTCCTTATGTCAATCTCATCGAAAATAAAATTAACGTTGGTTTTGGAAAAGCTAATAATCAGGGACTTGCCATTGCAAAAGGGAAGTACATTCTTTTTATCAATCCTGATTGTATTGTTAGCGAAGACACTCTCGACAAAATGATCTCATTCTTTGGAGGACACTCTGATTGCGCATTAGCAGGCTGTAAAATTCTCAATTCAGATGGAACTCTTCAGTTAGCCTGCAGAAGAAGTTTCCCCGGACCCTGGACTTCATTCACAAAAGTTACAGGACTCAGCAACCTTTTTCCCAAAAGCAGAATATTTGCCCGTTACAATCTTACATATCTTGATGAAAATAAAACTTACGAAGTTGATGCTGTCTCCGGTTCATTTATGATGATGAGAAAAACTGTATATGATAATGTGGGCGGATTTGACGAACAGTTTTTTATGTACGGTGAAGATCTGGATTTATGTTACCGCATTCAGAAAGCCGGGCACAAAGTTTTCTACGTTCATTCAACACAGGTGATACATTACAAAGGTGAAAGTACCAAACGCAGCAACCTCGACGAGACAAAATTATTTTACGATGCAATGCATCTCTTCGTAAAGAAACATCTTTCCAGCTTTCCGCTTGTTGAAATAATTCTTCGATCGGCAATTGGTTTTAGAAAACTATTTGCATTTATAGGCAAAAGAAAGTTGTCACTCTACTCCG is from Ignavibacteriota bacterium and encodes:
- a CDS encoding sugar transferase encodes the protein MKTRTQKILILLSDFVFINIAWFVYYYIRIETGWFKVLIMPEMYITMLVMYFYWLIIFTFFGMYRTWFAASRFDEISTLFKTTFIGIFILFFPIFISDYLEGTESSYRILIFIYWSFLFVFVLIGRLAIRSFQRALLIKGIGRRTAVIVGFNSRGQEVHDQILQHPALGLDVGAYVAVHSENVGKIYKDVKVVDNYENLLNIVEMTHAAEIIIALEKENHDLLVEIISRVENREIGLKIVPDLYEILSGQARTSQLYGIPLIDIMPELMPEWEKKLKRISDVIISLLVLLITLPLNFLVAVAIKLDSRGRVLFKQDRIGMNGKEFKIYKFRSMHKDAEKNTGPVWSSKDDPRVTRIGKIIRKLRIDEIPQFFNVLKGEMSLVGPRPERPYFVEMLAEQLPYYKRRLKVRPGITGWAQVKHKYDESIEDVKVKLRYDLFYIENMSIRMDLKILARTVLVVIFGKGHYS
- a CDS encoding polyprenol monophosphomannose synthase; amino-acid sequence: MKTLIIIPTYNELENLPRLLPVVLSKDSTINILIVDDNSPDGTASFVEGEMKKDNRIHIIKRPSKQGLGTAYIAGFKFALQNQFDLIFEMDADFSHDPNEIPKFLEEIKKSDVVLGSRYITGVNVINWPMRRLLLSWFANFYTRVITGMSVHDATGGFKCFRKEVLQAIDLDKVTSNGYAFQIEMTFKAWKKGFRIKEIPIIFMDRVKGKSKMSKKIVREAVTMVWKLRLKSIFGMLK